The sequence GTTTTGAATTTCTTTTTATCTGTTTTCCGCATCGCCTTGAGCCAGCCGAATTTTTTGGCGCCGCCCTCCATGGCCAGCTCGACAAAGGCGTCCCTGGTTCCCGAGGTGGGCGGCGGACCGAGGACCTCGATCCTGGTATCCGGCAGGGTGGGGTCGATATCATGCCAGGTTTTATAAGGGTTGGGGATCAGTTTTTCCGCGCCGGACGGATCCGGCACATCCTTGGCCAGGGCCATGAAGAGTTCCTTTCTGGTGAGCTTCATCGGGGCGACCTCCTTGGATGAGGCCAGGACAATGCCGTCATAACCGATCTTTATTTCAACGATGTCCTTGACCCCGTTGGCCTTGCACCGCTTGATCTCGGACTTCTTGATCCGGCGGGAGGCATTGGTGATGTCGGGATTCCTGACGCCGACCCCGGCGCAGAACAGTTTCAGGCCGCCGCCCGAGCCGGTGGACTCGATCTTCGGGGTCTTGAACCGGGTGGTCTTGCCGAACTGTTCGGCCACCACCGTGGCAAAGGGGTAAACCGTGGACGAGCCGACTATGCTGACATAGTCCCGGGCATCCGCCTGCTGGGCCCCGATCATGGCGGTGACGACCACCGCGCTGGTGACAATGGCTTTTTTCAAAAACATCTGCT is a genomic window of Desulfobacterales bacterium containing:
- a CDS encoding PstS family phosphate ABC transporter substrate-binding protein — protein: MKKAIVTSAVVVTAMIGAQQADARDYVSIVGSSTVYPFATVVAEQFGKTTRFKTPKIESTGSGGGLKLFCAGVGVRNPDITNASRRIKKSEIKRCKANGVKDIVEIKIGYDGIVLASSKEVAPMKLTRKELFMALAKDVPDPSGAEKLIPNPYKTWHDIDPTLPDTRIEVLGPPPTSGTRDAFVELAMEGGAKKFGWLKAMRKTDKKKFKTIAHTMREDGAFIEAGENDNLIVQKLEVNPAAVGIFGFSFLDQNTDKLQGSFIDGVEPTFEAIADGSYPISRPLFFYVKKAHVGVIPGLTEYLDEFTSEKAWGDEGYLADKGLIPMPADERAKFRLDAKKLRTFTME